The following DNA comes from Tunturibacter psychrotolerans.
GAAGCTCAACAAACCGATACCGCTAGCTATCTCTTACCGGCTCCAGGAGGGCACGTTGACTCTCGCACCACCAACTCCGGGTCAACGACGATCTGTTGCGTAGCATTCCCCCCGCTCCGCGACCCAATCTGTTGCAACACTGTCTGAGCCGCCAGAACCCCCATCATCCGCAACGGCTGTCGCACCGTCGTCAGCGCAGGGTTCTGAAATGCCGCCGACTGGACATCGTCAAAGCCCACCACCGAGACATCCTGTGGCACCCGCAGCCCAGCCTCTCGCAACGCCTTGATAGCACCAATGGCCGACACATCGTTGAACGCAAACAACGCAGTAAAGCTCTCGCCACTCGCCAGCAACTTCTGCGTCGCCAGATACCCTGGTTCATGCGTCGGCTGATCTCCCTCAAGCTGTGCCACCAGTTGCGGAAGAATCGTCATCCCTCTCTTCTCCATCACATGGCGAATCCCCCTCCACCGCGACTCCGTATCCGAGCTAAACTTCTGCCCCTTGATGAAGGCAAGCCGCTTATGCCCTAGTCCGCTCAGGTGATCGATAGCAAGCTCCGCGGCCAGCCGATGATTCAGCACAATATTAATCACGCCCTTCGGCTCATGATGGCCCGAGACGCTCACCGTTGGAATCGCCCACCTATCTCGCAGCAGCGTATCCACAGCGATCACGCCCTCCACAGCACGGTCGCGAAACAGCCGTTCACTTCGCTGAATCATCTCTTCACGGTGATGATGGCTGATCAAAAAATAAAAGTAATCCGACTGCATCAGTTCGTACTCAATCCCACTCAACACAAGCGTTGCGTACCCCTCGCTTACCTCCGGCACAATCACGCCGACCGTCTGACTCCGTCGATTGCGCAAGGAGCGGGCAAATAGATTCGGCCGGTAGTTCAGCTCCTCCGCTGCCGCCACGATCCGGTCCTGCGTAACCTTCGGAATCGAACGCGCAGCTGGCGCTCCACTAAGGACGCGAGAGATCGCAGCCATCGACAACCCAAGATGGTCGGACAATACCTTCAGGCTCGCGGGCTTATGCTCTTGTGTCTTCGATTCTGGCGTCGCAGATCTTTTCGCGCGTCCACGCATTCATGCAGTCTGTCACAAGTCACACTCTGTGTGGCTAAATCCTCCGCCCGATCCTTGACACTCGCTTTCTGAAACGGCAATATCCAAAGACAAAAGTTTGCCTGACACAGGTCCAAACCACGCAACTCCACGCTCCCTGAACACTGCACTTCCTGCCCAGAACATCGCGCCAGCATCCACATTCGCACGCGCGGCATCCAACGACCTGGGGAGGTCCGACTCCAGGCTTTCACTAAAAACCGGACACGCTCTACAACGTCCGCGGTACTTTTACACGATTCACAGAGTCAGACAAGTCTGCTGCCCTGGCAAGACCGTACGATAGAGAAGATGAGTTTCAGCACCTCGACTCCGCCTAAAATCACGAGACGTCGCGCGACCAAACTCCTCGGCGGAGCCATACTCTCAGGTCTTGTAGCCTCCCCTCTCGCAGCGCAGCAGGCCGCCCAACCCACCTACTCAAGGCTCCTGAGCGACGAAGACCTCGCCTTCCTCGAAGAGATGGAGCGAGCAGGCTGTCTCTACTTCACCGAGCAGGCCGACCCAGCGTCCGGGCAGGTCCTCGACCGCGCCACCAACAAGACCGCCACCGGAGAGTTCGACCAGCACTTCGCCGCAAGCATCGCCGCTACCGGCTTCGGCCTCACCGCCCTCTGCATCTCCGACAAACGCGGATACCTCGACACCGATCGCATCAAAAAGCAGGTCATCACCACGCTCGACTTTCATCTCAACAAGATGCCCGACGAGCACGGCTTCTTCTACCACTTCAGCGACGTCAAAACAGGTAAGCCCCTCATCAACGTCGAAGTATCATCCATCGACACCTCCATCTTCCTCTGCGGTGTCCTCACCGTCCGGGCCTACTTTAACGACCGCAGAATCACCGACCTCGCCACGCAACTCTACAACCGCGTCGACTGGCCCTGGATGCTCAACGGCGGTAAAACCTTCTCCATGGGCTGGCATCCCGAGACCGGCTTCATCTCCACCCGCTGGGACCACTACGCCGAGCTGATGATGATGTATCTCCTCGCCATCGGTTCGCCCACCCACCCCATCTCCCCCGACTCCTGGAGCGCCTTCACCCGCCCGCCCATCACCTTTGGTCCCTACTCCTACATCAGCGGGCGCGACCCCCTCTTCGTCCACCAGTACTCCCACGCCTGGTTCGACTTCGCCGGCAAGCGCGATGCCTACGCCAACTACTTCTCCAACTCCATCACCGCCACCCGCGCCCACAAAGCCTTCTGCCTCGGCCTCAAACGCGGCTACACTGACGACTACTGGGGCGTCTCCGCCTCCGACTGGCAGCACGGCTACACCGCCTGGGGCGGCCCTCCTCTCATGGGTCCGGTCGACGGATCCGTCGTCCCCTGCGCCGCCGCCGGATCCCTCCCCTTCCTCCCGCACGATTGCATCCGCGTCCTCCGCGCCCTTCGAGAAAACTTCGGCCAGGACGCATGGGGCCGCTACGGCTTCTGCGACGCCTTCCACCCCGAACTCCACTGGTACGACCCCGACGTCCTCGGCATCGACCTCGGCATCAGCGTCCTCATGGCAGAAAATCTTCGCAGCGCCTTCGTCTGGGACACCTTCATGCAGAACCCCGAACCAGTCGCCGCTATGAAGGCCTGCGGATTCCGCGGCACTCGGCAGACGACCAATCCCTCCGAGCCAAAACCAGTCCCCATCCCAAGCCCCAGTCAACCCGTGACTCCAAGCACCAACCGCCCCCCTAACCTGTAGCCGGTCCCGTCTCCAGCAGCTTCAGCAATCCCACTTCATCAAGCACGGCCACCCCCAGCGAGTTCGCCTTATCCAGCTTCGAACCCGCCTCCTCCCCCGCCACCAGATAGTCCGTCTTCTTACTCACGCTCCCCGAAACCCGCCCCCCCGCCGACTCAATCTTCTCCTTCGCCAACTCGCGCGTAAGATTCGGCAGCGTTCCAGTCAGCACAAACGTCAACCCCTCCAGCATCGAAGTTGTCACGCGCTTCTCCGCCGTCATCGTGAGACCCAGCGCCGTCAGATCTCTCACCAGATCCTTGTTCTTCTCCACCGCAAAGAACTCCACAATCGCCTGCGCCACCTTCGGCCCTACCTCCGTCACTGCCTCCAGCGCCGGGCCCGCTTTCTCCATATCCTGGCTGGCCGCCGCCTCCAATTCCTGCATCGAACCGAAGTGCGCCGCCAGCAACTGTGCAGTCCGCTCGCCCACAAACCGAATTCCCAGACCCAACAACACCCGCGCCAATCCAGCTTCCTTCGACCGCGCAATCTGCGCCAGCAAAGCGTCTGCCGTCTTCTCACCCACCCTCTCCAACCCAAGCAGGTCCTCGCGTTTCAAACGATACAAATCTCCAATCGTCCTAATCAGCGCCTTCCGCGTCACGACCGGAGCACCCTCCTCCGTCACAACTTCCCCATCGCCACCCAGCTCTGCACCCTGCCCGAGCAACTGCGCCACCATCGCATCGCCCAACCCTTCAATGTTCATCACCCCGCGCGCCGCCCAATGCAACAACTCCTCACGTACTCGCGCCGGACAGGAGTTGTTCACACATCTCCAATCAACCTCTCCCTCCACTCTCATCAATGGGCTTTTGCACACCGGACAAAACTCCGGAAACACAATCCCCTTCGCCCCCCGCGGATGCGTCTTATCCTCCACCACCTCCACAATCTTCGGAATCACATCGCCGCCGCGCTCCACCTGCACAAAATCCCCAATACGAACTCCAAGACGTGCAATCTCATCCGCATTGTGCAGCGTAGCCCGCGTCACAGTTGTCCCGCCGATCAACACCGGAGTAAGCGCAGCCACAGGCGTCACCTTCCCCGTCCGCCCAACCTGAAACAAAACATCCTCCAACTTCGTAATCCCCGCACGCGCCGCAAACTTATACGCAATCGCCCACCGCGGAGCCTTCCCCGTAAACCCAAGCCGCCTCTGCTGCGCCGTAGCATCCACCTTGATCACGACACCATCAATCTCATACCCCAACGTGTCGCGCAGCGGCTCTGCATCTCCGATAAACTTCACCACCTCATCGATACTCTTCAGCGCCTTCGCATACTTGTTTACGCGAAAACCCGATGTCTTCAATGCCTCGAGCGTCGTCGACTGCTGCGGCAATAAAAACTCTCCATCCCGCAACAAAAAGTAAGCATAAAAATCCAGCCGTCTCTGCGCGACGATGTTCGGCTCGAGCGTCCGTATCGTTCCCGCCGCCGCATTACGCGGATTCGCCGCCGGAGCCTGTCCCGCCGCCTCGCGTTCCTCATTCATCTTCACAAACGCCGTCTGCGGCAATACCACTTCTCCCCGGACCTCAAAGCTCTGCGGCAACCCCGCCGCCTTCAGCTTCGCAGCCGAGATACTCAGGGGCACCGATCGAATAGTTCGCACATTGCTCGTCACATCCTCGCCAATCGAACCATCCCCACGAGTCAATCCCCGCTCCAGATGCGCACTCCCACCCGCGCCCGGCCCATACTGCAGCGCAAGCGACAAACCATCCAGCTTCAGCTCACACACATACCGCACTGCCTCGGTACTCGGCAGCGCATCCCGCACCCGCTGGCCCCACGCCCGCAGCTCTTCCTCGTTGTAAGCGTTATCGAGCGACAACATCGGCCGCGAGTGCGGCATCTTCACAAATCCATCCTTCGGCTTGCCCCCGACCCGTTGCGAGGGAGAATCCGCAGTCACCAGCTCAGGATGCTTCTCCTCAAGCTTTTTCAACCGGTTCATCAGGGCGTCATACTGCGCGTCCGTGAGCTCCGGCGAATCTTCGACGTAATACAAATATTCGTGGTGGCGAAGCTGATCGCGCAGCTCTTGGATCTCTTGATCGGGTGTCGAAGCGGTTGCCATACGCAAAATTATAAAGACGCATGCACGTTGGTCGGGATACCGTTTCTGACCAACGGGAGGACCCTGGCAAAACCGCCGTTGCAAACAGGTACACACGCCACGAAGTGGCCGCCCCACGCGCAGTGGGCCCGTCCGGCAGGACGCGCGCCGTTCCGTCCTTCATTTTTTCTGCATCCAACACTCATGCCCTACCGCCTTCGACGCTACCCACCCCCGCCCCCCGCGAGCCAGGACGCACAAAAGAATCTAGAGCGCCCCAGCGCCCAGGACATCTACGAGCAGGTAGCCAACAACGCCCGCCAGGAGCTGGGCCGTTCCAGCATCTCCCTCGCCATCTCCGGCCTCGCAGGCGGCATCTTCATGGGCCTCTCCGCTCTCGGCAACGCCATCGCCATCGCTCTCCTCACTACCCCCGGAACAGTTCCCACCCACACCATCTTCTTCGTCGGCAAGATGTTCTACCCCCTCGGCTTCATCGTGGTCATCCTCGGCCGATCGCAGCTCTTCACCGAAAACACCCTCTATCCCGTCGCCCTCGTCCTCGCAGAAAAGAAGCACTTCTGGAAAACTCTCCGCCTCTGGGCGACTGTCCTTCCCGCGAACGTTCTCGGAGCTCTTTCCTTCTCCGTCATAGCCGCCCTCACCAACGCCCTCAAACCCGAGATCGTTCAAGCGCTCGCCGGCCTGGGCCTCGAAGCCATCCACAACCCAGCCGGAACCATCTTCTGGAGCGGCGTCATGGGTGGTTGGATCATCGCCACCGTAGCCTGGCTTGTCTCCGGCTCTCACTCCATCACCGGCTCCGTCATGATCATCTGGATGCTGACCTTCGTCGTCGGCCTCGGCAACTTCGCCCACTGCATCGCCACCAGCGGCGAGATCCTCACCGCCATCCTCATCGGCAAAGCTGCATGGAGCAGCTACTTCATCTGGCTCCTCCCTGCCGTAGCGGGCAACATCTGCGGCGGCGTAGGCATGGTCACCCTCCTCGAATACGGCCAGGTCATCTACGGCGGCGACGCCGACGCCGAAGCCATCGCCCCTCTCCTCAGAGAAGAACCCAAACAGGAAGAGTCCCTCAAAGCCTGACGATCCGCTCAAACCAACTGCCGTCCTTCTGAGTCCTTCTCTCATCGCCTTCATCAAACGAGGCATAGAAGGAACAAGGAACCCACATGCCCGACACCGTAAAGATCGTCCGTTTCCACAAGACCGGCAGCCCCGAAGTCCTTCAGTTCGACGAACTCCCCCTCCCCGAACCAACCCAGGGAGAGGTCCGTCTCCGCGTCAAAGCGCTCGGCCTCAATCGTGCCGAGGTCATGTTCCGCAACGGCCAATACCTCGAAGCTCCCATCGTCCCCGCAAAGAACGGCTACGAGGCGTCCGGCACCATCGAAGCAGTCGGTCCTGGCGTCGACCCCACATGGATCGGCAAGACAGCCAGCACCGTTCCCGGCCTCTTCAGCCTCAATGCTCACGGTGTCTACGGCGAAGTCGCTATCGTTCCAGCCACAGCACTCGCCGAGTACCCCGCCCAACTTTCCTACGAAGAAGGCACCTCCATCTGGATGCAGTACCTCACCGCATACGGCGGCCTCATCATGTTGGGCCACTTGAAAAAAGAAGACTTCGTTCTCATCACAGCAGCCAGCAGCAGCGTAGGTGTCGCCGCCATTGAAATCGTAAAGGCAGAGGGCGCCACCAGCATTGCAGTAACTCGCACTGCCGCAAAAAAAGCAGAGCTACTCAGACTCGGCGCAGACCACGTCATCGTCTCCGACGAAGAGGACCTCGTCGCCCGTGTAAAAGAAATCACCGCTGGCAAGGGCGCCCGAATCACCTTCGATCCCATTGGCGGGAAGATCGTCGAAGCTCTCGCCGCAGCCGCCTCCAAAAACGGCATCATCTTTGAGTACGGCGCTCTCGCCCCCGAACCAACCCCCTACCCGCTCTTCACTGCCCTCAGCAAATTCCTCACCATCAGGGCTTACACCCTCTTTGAGGTTGCTGCAGATCCCATAGAGTTTCCCAAAGCCAAGAAGTACATCTTCGACCACATCGTCGCAGGCAACTTCAAGCCTCTCATCGACAAGACCTTTCCCTTCGCCGAAATCGTCGAAGCCCACCGTTACATGGAGTCCAACGCTCAGATTGGTAAGATCGTCGTCACGCTCTGACCCATCACGAGCCTCTGCCTGAAGATTACGGCGCCTTATCTTCCCCAATGTTCAACAGCGTATCCACATTGCTTTTATCCACCAACGTAACTCCCGTATCGATAAGTGTCGGAAACGGTGAAAATGAGTCCAGCGCATATTCCCGCATCATTGGCGTTACTGGATAGTGATGAATATCGTCCAGCGCCTTCAGCCCCACCAGCGCCATCGTAAAAGGCTTCTGCGAGATGGTCGAATCGATCGTCCCATCCTTCACGCCTTGGAGCACAGTCTGGTCCGTATCCATCGCCACCAGCAGCCGGTCCTTCACGTTCTCCCGTCGAAACGCCTCGGCTACATCTCTCCCCGAAGCCGCCTCAAGGCACACGATCGCGTCAATCCTGTTCGCTCCCGTCCGCGACAGATAGTCCCGCGTCTGGTCCATCGCCAGCCCGGAATCCCCCTTCATGTCGAACACATCGACAATCTTGATTCCCGGATAGTGCGAGAACGCGTCTTTATACCCCTTCAATCGCTCGTCAATATTCGGCTGACCAGGAATCGAAAAGAAAGCCACGTTCCCCTTACCATTCAGCTTCGCCGCAACCCGCTGTCCGCCCAACCTCCCCGCCTGCAGATTGTTCGTCCCAATGAAGTAGAGCCGTGAACTCGCCGGAGCATCCGAGTCCATCGTGATCACCGGGATCCCCGCGTCCATCGCAGCTTTAATCTCCGGCGACATCAGCTCCGCGCTCGCCACCGAAACCAGAATCCCCGCAGGTTTTCGCGCTACCACCGTGCGAAATTCCGCCACTTCGCCCTGCGGATCGAACGTATTCGTCCCGCGCATCTCGGCCGAAACCCCATACTGAACCGCAGCCTT
Coding sequences within:
- a CDS encoding zinc-dependent alcohol dehydrogenase family protein, whose protein sequence is MPDTVKIVRFHKTGSPEVLQFDELPLPEPTQGEVRLRVKALGLNRAEVMFRNGQYLEAPIVPAKNGYEASGTIEAVGPGVDPTWIGKTASTVPGLFSLNAHGVYGEVAIVPATALAEYPAQLSYEEGTSIWMQYLTAYGGLIMLGHLKKEDFVLITAASSSVGVAAIEIVKAEGATSIAVTRTAAKKAELLRLGADHVIVSDEEDLVARVKEITAGKGARITFDPIGGKIVEALAAAASKNGIIFEYGALAPEPTPYPLFTALSKFLTIRAYTLFEVAADPIEFPKAKKYIFDHIVAGNFKPLIDKTFPFAEIVEAHRYMESNAQIGKIVVTL
- a CDS encoding formate/nitrite transporter family protein; the protein is MPYRLRRYPPPPPASQDAQKNLERPSAQDIYEQVANNARQELGRSSISLAISGLAGGIFMGLSALGNAIAIALLTTPGTVPTHTIFFVGKMFYPLGFIVVILGRSQLFTENTLYPVALVLAEKKHFWKTLRLWATVLPANVLGALSFSVIAALTNALKPEIVQALAGLGLEAIHNPAGTIFWSGVMGGWIIATVAWLVSGSHSITGSVMIIWMLTFVVGLGNFAHCIATSGEILTAILIGKAAWSSYFIWLLPAVAGNICGGVGMVTLLEYGQVIYGGDADAEAIAPLLREEPKQEESLKA
- a CDS encoding LacI family DNA-binding transcriptional regulator, yielding MSDHLGLSMAAISRVLSGAPAARSIPKVTQDRIVAAAEELNYRPNLFARSLRNRRSQTVGVIVPEVSEGYATLVLSGIEYELMQSDYFYFLISHHHREEMIQRSERLFRDRAVEGVIAVDTLLRDRWAIPTVSVSGHHEPKGVINIVLNHRLAAELAIDHLSGLGHKRLAFIKGQKFSSDTESRWRGIRHVMEKRGMTILPQLVAQLEGDQPTHEPGYLATQKLLASGESFTALFAFNDVSAIGAIKALREAGLRVPQDVSVVGFDDVQSAAFQNPALTTVRQPLRMMGVLAAQTVLQQIGSRSGGNATQQIVVDPELVVRESTCPPGAGKR
- a CDS encoding substrate-binding domain-containing protein — protein: MRRPLFALLAMFLPLLAGCTRHSKDEHYYLVATNINLPYWKAANAGFQKAAVQYGVSAEMRGTNTFDPQGEVAEFRTVVARKPAGILVSVASAELMSPEIKAAMDAGIPVITMDSDAPASSRLYFIGTNNLQAGRLGGQRVAAKLNGKGNVAFFSIPGQPNIDERLKGYKDAFSHYPGIKIVDVFDMKGDSGLAMDQTRDYLSRTGANRIDAIVCLEAASGRDVAEAFRRENVKDRLLVAMDTDQTVLQGVKDGTIDSTISQKPFTMALVGLKALDDIHHYPVTPMMREYALDSFSPFPTLIDTGVTLVDKSNVDTLLNIGEDKAP
- a CDS encoding glucoamylase family protein; the encoded protein is MSFSTSTPPKITRRRATKLLGGAILSGLVASPLAAQQAAQPTYSRLLSDEDLAFLEEMERAGCLYFTEQADPASGQVLDRATNKTATGEFDQHFAASIAATGFGLTALCISDKRGYLDTDRIKKQVITTLDFHLNKMPDEHGFFYHFSDVKTGKPLINVEVSSIDTSIFLCGVLTVRAYFNDRRITDLATQLYNRVDWPWMLNGGKTFSMGWHPETGFISTRWDHYAELMMMYLLAIGSPTHPISPDSWSAFTRPPITFGPYSYISGRDPLFVHQYSHAWFDFAGKRDAYANYFSNSITATRAHKAFCLGLKRGYTDDYWGVSASDWQHGYTAWGGPPLMGPVDGSVVPCAAAGSLPFLPHDCIRVLRALRENFGQDAWGRYGFCDAFHPELHWYDPDVLGIDLGISVLMAENLRSAFVWDTFMQNPEPVAAMKACGFRGTRQTTNPSEPKPVPIPSPSQPVTPSTNRPPNL
- the ligA gene encoding NAD-dependent DNA ligase LigA is translated as MATASTPDQEIQELRDQLRHHEYLYYVEDSPELTDAQYDALMNRLKKLEEKHPELVTADSPSQRVGGKPKDGFVKMPHSRPMLSLDNAYNEEELRAWGQRVRDALPSTEAVRYVCELKLDGLSLALQYGPGAGGSAHLERGLTRGDGSIGEDVTSNVRTIRSVPLSISAAKLKAAGLPQSFEVRGEVVLPQTAFVKMNEEREAAGQAPAANPRNAAAGTIRTLEPNIVAQRRLDFYAYFLLRDGEFLLPQQSTTLEALKTSGFRVNKYAKALKSIDEVVKFIGDAEPLRDTLGYEIDGVVIKVDATAQQRRLGFTGKAPRWAIAYKFAARAGITKLEDVLFQVGRTGKVTPVAALTPVLIGGTTVTRATLHNADEIARLGVRIGDFVQVERGGDVIPKIVEVVEDKTHPRGAKGIVFPEFCPVCKSPLMRVEGEVDWRCVNNSCPARVREELLHWAARGVMNIEGLGDAMVAQLLGQGAELGGDGEVVTEEGAPVVTRKALIRTIGDLYRLKREDLLGLERVGEKTADALLAQIARSKEAGLARVLLGLGIRFVGERTAQLLAAHFGSMQELEAAASQDMEKAGPALEAVTEVGPKVAQAIVEFFAVEKNKDLVRDLTALGLTMTAEKRVTTSMLEGLTFVLTGTLPNLTRELAKEKIESAGGRVSGSVSKKTDYLVAGEEAGSKLDKANSLGVAVLDEVGLLKLLETGPATG